The window GGGCCTGTTCTGGGGTGCGGAGGACCTCATCACGCTCCTGGGAGGGACCCATTCGCGTCGCCAGGCGGATGAGCCCGGGGTGGGGGAGTACCGGGACGTCATCCGGCACGCCCGTTCCCAGGTGCTCGTGCACGCGGCGGCGGCGGGGAAGTTCGCGGTGGATGCGATCCACGCCGATTTCCGTGATGAGGAGGGGCAGTTCGCGGAGGCCCTCGACGCCGCGCGTTCCGGTTTCCTCGGCACCGCGTGCATCCACCCGGCGCAGGTGGACGTCGTGCGTAGGGCGTTCCTCCCCGAGGAGGCGCAGGTCGAGTGGGCGCGGGCCGTCATCGCCGGGGCGCAGCGGCATACGGGGGCCTTCCAGGTCGACGGGGTCATGATCGACGCCCCGCTGGTCGCCCAGGCGGAGAGGATCCTCTCCCGCCTGCCCTGACCCTCCCCGGAATCGGGTGGCTGTATCGTTATCCATCCCTGTGTGTGCATTAATGAGGGGTATGACCTGGAACGAGCAGTCCGCCGCCGGCGGGGGGAACAGCTGGGGTAACCGGAATCCCTGGGATGAGGCCCCGCCCCCGTCCGGCACCACCCCCGGGCCCCGGGAGAGGGAGTGGGCGACCGACTCCTTCCCGCCAGTGCAGCCTGCGCCGGCCGCACCGGCTGCGCAGCACCCGCAGTCCCGCCCCTCGTGGGTCCTGCCCGTGGTCGCGGTGGGTGCCCTGATCGGCCTCGGCGGACTCGGCGCCGCCGGCTGGTCCCAGGGTTGGTTCGGTAGCTCCGCCGCCCCCGAACCAATTGTGGTGACCAGCACCTATGTGGTTCCCGCGGAGCCGGCCTCCCCGGCGCCGGTCCAGATACGTGAGCCCGTCCCCGCCGGTGCGCTGCAGGTCGGTGGCACCACCTCCGGCATCGGGGAGGAGGGACGCTTCACGCGGTTCTACGCCGGCACCGAGGTCACCAGCGCCCCCTTCGCGGAGGCCGTGGCCCGGGAGTTCCGCCGCGTGTACACCCCGGACGCCAGCCCGTCGCTCACCCTCACCGCCTGGAGCCCGGTCACCGGTCAGAACTACAGCATGACCTGCTCGGACAACGGTTCCTACGTCACCTGCCGGGGCGGCAACAACGCGGTGGTCTACATCCAGTGAGCATCCGGATACGGTTCGTGGCGGGACTGTGCGTGACGGGACTCGCGGTGAGTTCCTGCACGATCGGGGAGGTGGGGGAGACCCCCGTGAGCACCCTGGTGGTCACGTCCACGGCACAGCCGACGCCCGCGACCACGGAGGCGTCGGCAAGCAGTGACGCACAGCTGCAGGAACTTGTCGACGCCGCCGTGGCCACCTTCGGCGGCGGCGCCGCGCTCGCCGTGGCGGACGGCGCGGTGATCACCGCGGGTGAGGCCGGTGGGGCGCCGGTGGCGTGGTCCACCATCAAGGTCCCCATCGCGGTGGCGGCCCTGCGGCAGGATCCGGGGCTGGCGCCGGTGGCGGGGGAGGCGATCCGGTCCTCGGACAACGCGGCGGCGGAGCAGCTGTGGGCGGCGCTCGGGGAGCCGACCCGGGCGGCGGCGACGGTGGAGTCGGTGCTGGCCGAGGCCGGTGCCCCGGTCCGCGTCTCCCACGAGCACACCCGCCCCGGGTTCAGCAGCTTCGGCCAGACCGCCTGGCCCCTCGACGCCCAGGCCCGTTTCGCGGCGCAGCTGCCGTGTCTGCCGGGCACCGGCGAGGTGCTGGCGGACATGGGGATGATCGTGCAGCGCTACGGCCTGGGGCAGTTGGAGGGCGCCCGCTTTAAGGGCGGTTGGGGGCCGGAGCCGGACGGACGCTACACCGTCCGCCAGTTCGGTCTGGTGCCCGGCGCGGCGGCCGGGACGGGTGACGTGGCGGTCAGCCTGTGGGTGATGCCCGCCTCGG of the Corynebacterium humireducens NBRC 106098 = DSM 45392 genome contains:
- a CDS encoding HpcH/HpaI aldolase/citrate lyase family protein gives rise to the protein METIPFGPSLLFAPAHRGDLIPKAFARADTVIVDLEDGAGSGGRGDLHDTVRAAELDPGRTILRTIGPESPHFPADVALVREVGVRTVMVPKVGASLPEGLEGLDVIAMIETPQALVNIAAIAGHPQVVGLFWGAEDLITLLGGTHSRRQADEPGVGEYRDVIRHARSQVLVHAAAAGKFAVDAIHADFRDEEGQFAEALDAARSGFLGTACIHPAQVDVVRRAFLPEEAQVEWARAVIAGAQRHTGAFQVDGVMIDAPLVAQAERILSRLP